One Candidatus Zixiibacteriota bacterium DNA segment encodes these proteins:
- a CDS encoding DEAD/DEAH box helicase, with translation MNQIIEGLKKYKWYKGQIIDTKIVPSKSGEYSELSPPLPASLQEYLTSKKIGKLYSHQTESINKIRQGKNLIITTGTASGKTLCFNLPILETLEKDGKSTALYL, from the coding sequence ATGAACCAGATCATCGAAGGATTAAAAAAATATAAATGGTATAAGGGACAGATAATTGATACCAAAATAGTCCCCTCAAAAAGTGGAGAATACAGTGAGCTTTCTCCTCCTCTGCCTGCTTCCCTGCAAGAATATCTGACCTCTAAAAAAATCGGAAAATTATATTCTCACCAGACCGAAAGCATAAATAAAATCAGACAAGGAAAAAACCTGATCATCACAACCGGAACTGCCTCAGGAAAGACCTTGTGTTTTAACCTTCCTATTCTTGAAACTCTGGAGAAAGATGGAAAATCGACAGCTTTATATCTT